A stretch of the Equus quagga isolate Etosha38 chromosome 9, UCLA_HA_Equagga_1.0, whole genome shotgun sequence genome encodes the following:
- the NXNL1 gene encoding nucleoredoxin-like protein 1, producing MASLFSGRVLIRNNSDQDELDTEAELSRRLENRLVLLFFGAGTCPRCQAFAPVLRDFFVRLTDEFYVLRAAQLALVYVSQDRTEEQQDLFLRDMPKKWLFLPFEDDLRRELGRRFSVERLPAVVVLTPSGDVLTRDAADEIERLGPACFANWREAADVLERSFLQPEDLDEPAPRSLTEPLRRRRYRVPRAARGARGRGAGGGAEDEAGGLF from the exons ATGGCCTCCCTGTTCTCTGGGCGCGTCCTGATTCGCAACAACAGCGACCAGGACGAGCTGGACACCGAGGCCGAGCTCAGCCGCCGGCTGGAGAACCGGCTGGTGCTGCTGTTCTTCGGCGCCGGGACGTGCCCGCGGTGCCAGGCCTTCGCACCCGTCCTCAGGGACTTCTTCGTGCGGCTCACGGATGAGTTCTATGTGCTGCGGGCAGCCCAGCTGGCCCTGGTGTATGTGTCCCAGGACCGCACGGAGGAGCAGCAGGACCTGTTCCTCAGGGACATGCCCAAGAAGTGGCTCTTCCTGCCCTTCGAGGATGACCTGCGGag GGAGCTCGGGCGCCGGTTCTCCGTGGAGCGCCTGCCGGCGGTCGTGGTGCTCACGCCGAGTGGGGACGTGCTCACCCGCGACGCGGCGGACGAGATCGAGCGCCTGGGCCCCGCCTGCTTCGCCAACTGGAGGGAGGCGGCCGACGTGCTGGAGCGCAGCTTCCTGCAGCCAGAGGACCTGGACGAGCCCGCGCCGCGGAGCCTCACCGAGCCGCTGCGCCGCCGCAGGTATCGCGTGCCCCGGGCGGCGCGGGGTGCACGCGGCCGCGGGGCAGGCGGCGGGGCCGAGGACGAGGCCGGAGGGCTGTTCTGA